The window TTGATGGGCACTCACCCATTTCCCGCCACTAACGGTAAAAGTAAGCCCCCGGATTACGTTCATCATCCCCAGTGTGGCGATGATGGGCAGCACGCCAGTTCTCGAAATAAGAAAACCAATGATGACACCGCTGATCAGACCAACTGATGTACCCAACAGCATAACGACGAGTGGATGTAAGCCCGGAAAGGCGCTAACCGTCATGGATGAGATCATCCCAGATAGAGCGAGTGTTGCCCCTATCGAAAGGTCGATGCCCCTCGTAATTATAACCAGCATCATACCTACGCTTAGTATACTTAGAATGGCTGTGTTCGTAACTAAATCATTGATGTTCTCCAGCGTTAGAAAGCTGTTATTGTTTAATTGCACAATGATCGAAAGAACGATGATGAAAGTCAGCAAGCCGAGTTCACGGAACTTTGCAATGCTGGCGCCAAACGTTTTTCTTTCACCGGCTGGACTGAATGTTCTTTTCTCTATCACTTGGTTGCTCATGTCCTGATTTCCCTCCCCCTTGTTTACTGAAGCAGACACGAGACTTTTATGCTAATTGATCACTCATCGAAGCTTCCAGAATTGCTTCCTGTGTAACCTGTGTTCGATCCAAACGCCCCGTTATTCTACCTTCTCGCATAACAATGATGCGGTCGCTCATCCCAATGACTTCAGGCATATCCGACGAAATCAAAATGATACCGTACCCTTGCGCAGCGAGGTCGTTCATAATTTCATAGATCGCAAACTTGGCTCCCACGTCGACGCCTTTGGTCGGTTCATCCAGAATGAGAACGTCGAGTTCAGCTGTCAGAAGCTTGGCAAATACGACCTTTTGCTGGTTTCCTCCAGATAATGAGCTGACCAAATCATAAATACTTTGAGCTTTAACACTAACCTTTTCGGCTAATGACTTTGAAACTTCCGTTTCTCTGGCTTCGCTCAACCAACCGCCATTAGCATAATGATCAATATTAGATAGCGTAATGTTTCGCCCAATATCCCAATCCAACACTAATCCCTGTTTCTGCCTATCCTCCGGCAAATAACCAATGCCCAGCTTAATCGCGTCTTGTGGATTACGAATGTTCGTTTGTGTTCCTTTCACATAAATGCTCCCTTGATCGGCCTGTTCGATACCAAAAAGGGTTTGGCACACTTCTGTACGTCCCGCTCCAACCAATCCAGTAAGCCCAAGAATTTCTCCTTTGTGCAATTGGAGCGAAATATCTTTGAAATATCCTGTTCGTCCAAGCCCTTCCACCCGAAATACTTCATCACCGATCTTCGCTTCCTTTTTGGGATAGAGCTGTGTAATTTCCCGCCCAACCATAGCGACTATAAGTTTATCAGTTGAAATATCATGCACGCCCCAGGTTCCGATGTATCTAGCATCTCGGAAAACCGTAACTTTACTCGCTAAACGGTACATGTCTTCAAAACGATGCGAGATGAAAATAATCGCAACGCCTCTGTCTCTTAGCTGCTCGGTAATACGGTAGAGTTCCTCGCTCTCCCGCTTCGTGAGGGCAGCTGTCGGTTCATCCATAATAATAATGCGAGCTTCCGTTGACAACGCTTTCGCAATTTCTACAATTTGCTGCTGCGCCACACTTAAAGTCCCCATTTGTGTGCATGGTTCGAAATTCGCTCCCAACGTATCGAGCAATTTTTTCGCTTCCATGTGCATCTCATTCCACAAGATTCTTTTTGTTCGTTTATGTATCCTTTCATGACCCATGAAAATATTTTCCGTCACACTAAGGTCTGGATAGCAGGTCACATGCTGATAAATGGCGGCAATACCGACTTTTTTGGCATCATTCGGATTATTAAACACCACTTTGTTACCGTTTACATAAATGTCACCTTGATCCGGTTGATGAACACCTGTAATCACTTTAATAAAAGTT is drawn from Paenibacillus sp. V4I7 and contains these coding sequences:
- a CDS encoding sugar ABC transporter ATP-binding protein; translated protein: MSEFVLELRAISKTFPGVKALDLVHFQLRAGEIHALMGENGAGKSTFIKVITGVHQPDQGDIYVNGNKVVFNNPNDAKKVGIAAIYQHVTCYPDLSVTENIFMGHERIHKRTKRILWNEMHMEAKKLLDTLGANFEPCTQMGTLSVAQQQIVEIAKALSTEARIIIMDEPTAALTKRESEELYRITEQLRDRGVAIIFISHRFEDMYRLASKVTVFRDARYIGTWGVHDISTDKLIVAMVGREITQLYPKKEAKIGDEVFRVEGLGRTGYFKDISLQLHKGEILGLTGLVGAGRTEVCQTLFGIEQADQGSIYVKGTQTNIRNPQDAIKLGIGYLPEDRQKQGLVLDWDIGRNITLSNIDHYANGGWLSEARETEVSKSLAEKVSVKAQSIYDLVSSLSGGNQQKVVFAKLLTAELDVLILDEPTKGVDVGAKFAIYEIMNDLAAQGYGIILISSDMPEVIGMSDRIIVMREGRITGRLDRTQVTQEAILEASMSDQLA